A window from Alloyangia pacifica encodes these proteins:
- a CDS encoding hydroxyacid dehydrogenase produces MSKTILVTGPDLHPNAARYVRDHGYETVHTPPYADSAVIKEYIDKTGAVGIVSRMGRIDASVLADAGSLKVISKHGVGVDNIDLQAAADRGIPVLVATGANAVSVAEHAIALLMTCVKRILPLDTSLREGRWEKPGFKGREIAGATLGLMGMGAIARATGKIAAAGLDMKIIGYDPYASDEAFAAIGAIRCDSFEELLAGSDFLSLHCPLTDQTRGLLNAEAFSKMRDGALVINTARGGLIDETALLDAVRLGKLAGAGLDSFAVEPPAADHPFWDEPRIVVTPHIGGVTAEANARVGVDAVSGIIGYLAGEQLPPQRIINRTLLDSARATLSKVED; encoded by the coding sequence ATGAGCAAAACCATTCTCGTTACCGGACCGGATCTGCATCCGAACGCAGCGCGATACGTGCGTGACCATGGCTACGAGACGGTGCACACGCCTCCCTATGCCGACAGCGCGGTGATCAAGGAATACATCGACAAGACCGGTGCCGTCGGGATCGTCTCGCGCATGGGGCGGATCGACGCCAGCGTGCTGGCGGATGCGGGCTCGCTCAAGGTGATTTCCAAGCACGGCGTCGGCGTCGACAACATCGACCTTCAGGCCGCCGCAGACCGGGGCATTCCGGTGCTCGTGGCCACCGGCGCCAACGCGGTCTCGGTCGCCGAGCACGCCATCGCCCTGCTGATGACTTGCGTCAAGCGGATCCTGCCGCTCGACACCAGCCTGCGAGAGGGCCGCTGGGAAAAGCCCGGCTTCAAGGGCCGCGAGATCGCCGGCGCGACGCTGGGCCTGATGGGCATGGGCGCCATTGCCCGCGCCACCGGCAAGATCGCCGCCGCCGGCCTCGACATGAAAATCATCGGCTACGATCCCTATGCGAGCGACGAGGCCTTTGCCGCGATCGGCGCCATCCGGTGCGACAGCTTCGAAGAGCTGCTGGCCGGATCCGATTTCCTCAGCCTGCATTGCCCGCTGACCGACCAGACCCGCGGCCTTCTGAACGCCGAGGCTTTCTCGAAGATGCGCGACGGTGCCTTAGTCATCAATACCGCCCGCGGCGGGCTGATCGACGAGACCGCGCTGTTGGACGCGGTGCGCTTGGGCAAGCTTGCCGGTGCCGGCCTTGACAGTTTCGCCGTCGAGCCGCCCGCCGCGGATCACCCCTTCTGGGACGAGCCGCGCATCGTCGTCACGCCGCATATCGGCGGCGTCACCGCCGAGGCCAATGCCCGGGTCGGTGTGGACGCGGTCAGCGGCATCATCGGCTATCTCGCCGGCGAGCAGCTTCCCCCGCAACGCATCATCAACCGCACCCTGCTCGACAGCGCGCGCGCCACACTTTCCAAGGTAGAGGACTAA
- a CDS encoding tripartite tricarboxylate transporter TctB family protein codes for MSDRHTSRLLRPETLTAIGIIVVAGCFLYATTDLRPISALLPGAMLAGLVVLAVALLVRDQRKASAGEPPVQLSSAPLRVMGAFALIVGYAVATDFIGFYPSTIVIIPLVSALFGFRNPLGLLAATVIVVGAVYLIFDFGMSQDFPAGRLWQN; via the coding sequence ATGTCCGACCGACACACATCCCGCCTGCTGCGCCCCGAAACGCTGACTGCCATTGGCATCATCGTCGTGGCCGGCTGCTTCCTTTACGCCACGACCGACCTGCGACCGATCTCCGCCCTGCTTCCCGGGGCGATGCTGGCCGGTCTCGTCGTTCTGGCCGTGGCGCTTCTGGTCCGGGACCAGAGGAAGGCCTCCGCCGGTGAGCCTCCGGTTCAACTGAGCAGCGCCCCGCTGCGCGTCATGGGAGCCTTCGCGCTGATCGTCGGCTACGCGGTCGCCACCGATTTCATCGGCTTCTACCCGAGCACCATCGTGATCATCCCGCTGGTCTCCGCGCTCTTCGGCTTCCGCAATCCGCTTGGCCTGCTTGCCGCGACCGTGATCGTGGTCGGCGCCGTCTACCTGATCTTCGACTTCGGCATGTCGCAGGATTTCCCTGCCGGCCGGCTCTGGCAGAACTGA
- a CDS encoding (2Fe-2S)-binding protein, protein MVSFELNGKDVSVDVPEETPLLWVLRDELQMTGTKFGCGIAQCGACTVMMNGMTRRSCVTPVSMVDGASVTTIEGIDGPEAEAVQAAWEGLDVPQCGWCQSGQVMSATALLREVPKPSDEDIDNAMAGNICRCATYVRIRKAIHDAADKLEG, encoded by the coding sequence ATGGTTTCGTTCGAACTCAACGGAAAAGATGTGTCCGTCGACGTGCCGGAGGAGACACCGCTCCTCTGGGTATTGCGCGATGAGTTGCAGATGACGGGCACCAAGTTCGGCTGCGGCATCGCCCAATGCGGGGCCTGCACGGTGATGATGAATGGCATGACCCGCAGGTCTTGCGTGACCCCCGTCTCCATGGTCGACGGTGCCTCTGTGACCACGATCGAGGGTATCGACGGCCCAGAAGCCGAGGCCGTGCAGGCTGCCTGGGAAGGGCTCGACGTGCCGCAATGCGGCTGGTGCCAGTCGGGACAAGTGATGAGCGCCACCGCGCTCCTACGCGAAGTGCCCAAACCCAGCGACGAGGACATCGACAACGCGATGGCCGGCAACATCTGCCGCTGTGCCACCTACGTCCGCATCCGCAAGGCGATCCATGACGCCGCGGACAAGCTGGAGGGATGA
- a CDS encoding tripartite tricarboxylate transporter permease produces MYSDLLHALPEVFGLTNFFAVIIGVIAGIVVGAMPGLSATMAISVLVPFTFGLEPLVALGLMAGIYNGAMYGGAIPAVLLRIPGTPAAVATTFDGYPMAQKGQGGFALQVAVVSSSIGGIASAFALMLLAPPLSKVTLLFGPSEVFWVAVFGLASIIFLLGGNPIKGLISACFGVFVSVIGSDPIYGNDRFTFGQLELLDGINMVILLVGLYALPPVIDLLETPLKTDNVGESQLGTEPIWKALPKMKHFWKTWLRSSFIGIWIGILPGAGGSMAAFMSYNEARRASKNPDAWGEGEPEGVAAAETANNADTASALIPALTLGIPGTAVAAVMLGGLLVHGLQPGPMLFRDNPDVVFGFMWQFLFGAILLVLLGGSLATNSFARLLNLPRPLLGSIIIVLMLIGVYSIHGRMFDVYLMLGFGAVGWVMDKLKFPLPPVVLGLILGGFAEENLRLALRIGRGDWMVLFSNVTSLVIVALTVAVIVGPILKKKLAKSKTRDAT; encoded by the coding sequence ATGTATTCCGATCTTCTCCACGCACTTCCCGAAGTCTTCGGCCTGACCAACTTCTTCGCGGTGATCATCGGCGTGATCGCCGGGATCGTCGTCGGGGCCATGCCCGGGCTGTCGGCCACCATGGCGATCTCGGTCCTCGTGCCGTTCACCTTCGGCCTCGAACCGCTGGTGGCGCTCGGCCTGATGGCCGGTATCTACAACGGCGCCATGTATGGCGGCGCGATCCCGGCGGTGCTGCTTCGCATCCCGGGCACCCCGGCTGCGGTTGCGACCACCTTCGACGGCTACCCCATGGCACAAAAGGGCCAGGGGGGTTTCGCGCTGCAGGTTGCCGTGGTGTCCTCGTCGATCGGCGGTATCGCCTCGGCCTTCGCGCTCATGCTGCTGGCGCCGCCGCTGTCCAAGGTGACGCTGCTCTTCGGCCCGTCCGAGGTGTTCTGGGTGGCGGTCTTCGGCCTTGCCTCGATCATCTTCCTGCTGGGCGGCAACCCGATCAAGGGGCTGATCAGCGCCTGTTTCGGTGTCTTTGTCTCGGTGATCGGCTCGGACCCGATCTATGGCAACGATCGCTTCACCTTCGGCCAGCTCGAACTGCTGGACGGCATCAACATGGTGATCCTGCTGGTGGGCCTCTACGCGCTGCCGCCGGTCATCGACCTGCTCGAGACGCCGCTGAAGACAGATAACGTCGGCGAAAGCCAGCTCGGCACCGAGCCGATCTGGAAAGCGCTGCCGAAGATGAAGCACTTCTGGAAGACCTGGCTGCGCTCGTCCTTCATCGGCATCTGGATCGGCATCCTGCCCGGTGCCGGAGGCTCCATGGCGGCCTTCATGTCCTACAACGAGGCGCGCCGCGCGTCGAAGAACCCCGACGCCTGGGGCGAGGGTGAGCCCGAGGGCGTTGCCGCCGCCGAGACCGCCAACAACGCCGACACCGCCTCGGCCCTGATCCCGGCGCTGACGCTGGGCATTCCGGGAACCGCCGTTGCTGCGGTCATGCTCGGCGGCCTGCTGGTGCATGGTCTGCAGCCCGGCCCGATGCTGTTCCGCGACAACCCCGATGTCGTCTTCGGCTTCATGTGGCAGTTCCTGTTCGGCGCCATCCTGCTGGTGCTGCTCGGCGGCTCGCTGGCAACCAACAGCTTCGCGCGCCTGCTGAACCTGCCGCGACCGCTGCTCGGCTCGATCATCATCGTGCTCATGCTGATCGGCGTCTACTCGATCCACGGCCGCATGTTCGACGTCTACCTGATGCTGGGCTTCGGGGCCGTTGGCTGGGTCATGGACAAGCTGAAGTTCCCGCTGCCGCCGGTGGTGCTCGGCCTCATCCTTGGCGGCTTCGCCGAAGAGAACCTGCGCCTCGCCCTGCGGATCGGCCGCGGTGACTGGATGGTGCTGTTCAGCAACGTGACCAGCCTTGTCATCGTCGCGCTGACCGTCGCCGTCATCGTGGGACCGATCCTGAAGAAGAAGCTTGCGAAGTCCAAGACGCGAGACGCGACCTGA
- a CDS encoding Bug family tripartite tricarboxylate transporter substrate binding protein: MFNSIKYATVIGATLIAGAAIAQDYPEKPIEVIVGYSAGGGTDVMARTAAPFIEKYLGDGASLVVKNMPGASGQIGVTEVANADPDGYTLGTFNLPGMMARTIDRKADYSADSFTYLANVVNDPNVIVTSKRSGIETMDQLVEEARENPGAVTVGMSSLGGDDHFMLIKLQNLTETEFTIVPFRGSAPARTALMGGHVAMGILNISEVASFQDDLNVLGIATTERSDFAPDLPTFAEQGYELVNGSMRGFVAPKGLPEDVEAKLLAAFEQLDGDEEFLAAMAATSNPVEVVTGNDFKVLTQDLWDLAKGVWDETPWN, encoded by the coding sequence ATGTTCAATTCCATCAAGTACGCCACCGTTATCGGGGCCACGCTGATCGCGGGCGCCGCCATAGCGCAAGACTACCCGGAGAAGCCGATCGAGGTGATCGTTGGCTACTCCGCCGGCGGCGGCACCGACGTGATGGCGCGCACTGCCGCGCCCTTCATCGAGAAATACCTCGGTGACGGCGCGAGCCTCGTGGTCAAGAACATGCCGGGTGCGTCGGGCCAGATCGGCGTGACCGAAGTCGCAAATGCCGACCCCGATGGCTACACACTGGGCACGTTCAACCTGCCGGGCATGATGGCGCGTACCATCGACCGCAAAGCGGACTATTCGGCGGACAGCTTCACGTATCTCGCAAACGTGGTGAACGACCCCAACGTGATCGTCACCTCGAAACGCAGCGGCATCGAAACCATGGACCAGCTCGTCGAAGAGGCGCGCGAGAACCCCGGTGCGGTGACCGTCGGCATGTCGAGCCTCGGCGGCGACGACCACTTCATGCTGATCAAGCTGCAGAACCTCACCGAGACCGAGTTCACCATCGTGCCGTTCCGCGGCTCGGCCCCGGCGCGCACCGCGCTGATGGGCGGCCACGTGGCCATGGGCATCCTCAACATCTCCGAGGTTGCCAGCTTCCAGGACGATCTGAACGTGCTGGGCATCGCGACCACCGAGCGCTCGGATTTCGCGCCCGACCTGCCGACTTTTGCCGAGCAGGGCTACGAGCTGGTCAACGGCTCGATGCGCGGCTTCGTCGCGCCCAAGGGTCTGCCCGAGGATGTCGAGGCCAAGCTTCTTGCGGCCTTCGAGCAGCTCGACGGCGACGAGGAATTCCTCGCCGCGATGGCCGCGACCTCGAACCCGGTCGAAGTGGTCACAGGCAATGACTTCAAGGTCCTGACCCAGGACCTGTGGGATCTTGCCAAGGGTGTCTGGGACGAGACCCCCTGGAACTGA
- a CDS encoding O-acetylhomoserine aminocarboxypropyltransferase/cysteine synthase family protein yields the protein MTDKTPGFDTLAVHAGTEPDAATGARQVPIYQSTSYVFRDADHAARLFNLEEVGYIYSRLTNPTVSALANRVTALEGGAGGIACSSGHAAQIMALFPLMAPGCNIVSSSRLYGGTITQFSQTIRRFGWSATFVDTDDLEAVKAAIDENTRALFCETIANPGGYVTDLGAMAKIADEAGIPLIVDNTTATPWLCKPIEHGATLVVHSATKYLTGNGTVTGGIVVDSGKFDWSASDKFPSLSQPEPAYHGLTFHAALGPMAFTFHSIAVGLRDLGMTMNPQGAHYTLMGIETLGLRMERHVKNAQAVAEWLEKDPRVEAVTYAGLPSSPWHDRAQRIVPKGAGALFTVAIKGGYDACVRLVDSLKLFSHVANLGDTRSLIIHPASTTHRQLEEEQQVQAGAAPNVVRISIGIEDVADIIADLDQGLAAATA from the coding sequence ATGACAGACAAGACCCCCGGCTTCGACACGCTGGCCGTGCATGCCGGCACCGAGCCCGATGCCGCCACCGGCGCGCGGCAGGTGCCGATCTACCAAAGCACGTCCTACGTATTCCGCGATGCGGATCATGCGGCCCGGCTCTTCAACCTCGAAGAGGTCGGCTACATCTACTCGCGCCTGACCAATCCCACTGTCTCGGCGCTGGCGAACCGGGTCACCGCGCTCGAGGGCGGAGCCGGCGGCATCGCTTGCTCTTCGGGCCACGCGGCGCAGATCATGGCGCTCTTCCCGCTGATGGCGCCGGGCTGCAACATCGTCTCGTCCTCGCGACTCTACGGCGGCACAATCACGCAGTTCAGCCAGACGATCCGGCGTTTTGGCTGGTCCGCGACATTTGTCGACACCGATGATCTGGAGGCGGTGAAGGCGGCGATTGACGAGAACACCCGCGCGCTTTTCTGCGAGACGATCGCAAACCCTGGCGGCTACGTCACCGATCTCGGGGCCATGGCAAAGATCGCGGACGAGGCGGGCATCCCGCTCATTGTCGACAATACCACCGCCACCCCGTGGCTCTGCAAGCCGATCGAGCACGGCGCGACGCTGGTAGTGCATTCGGCCACCAAGTACCTGACCGGAAACGGCACGGTCACCGGCGGCATCGTGGTGGACTCGGGCAAGTTCGACTGGTCGGCTTCTGACAAGTTCCCCTCGCTGTCGCAGCCCGAGCCGGCCTATCACGGGCTGACCTTCCACGCCGCGCTGGGGCCGATGGCCTTCACCTTCCATTCCATCGCGGTGGGGCTGCGCGACCTCGGCATGACGATGAACCCGCAAGGCGCGCATTATACGCTGATGGGAATCGAGACCCTCGGCCTGCGCATGGAGCGTCATGTGAAGAACGCGCAGGCGGTGGCGGAATGGCTCGAAAAGGATCCGCGCGTCGAGGCGGTGACCTATGCAGGATTGCCCTCCTCCCCCTGGCATGATCGGGCACAGCGCATCGTGCCCAAGGGCGCTGGCGCATTGTTCACCGTGGCGATCAAGGGCGGCTACGACGCCTGCGTCAGACTGGTGGACAGCTTAAAACTGTTCAGCCACGTCGCCAACCTCGGTGATACGCGCAGCCTGATCATCCACCCGGCCTCGACGACCCACAGGCAGCTCGAGGAAGAGCAGCAGGTGCAGGCCGGGGCCGCGCCGAATGTGGTGCGCATCTCGATCGGCATCGAAGATGTCGCGGATATCATCGCCGATCTTGACCAGGGGCTGGCTGCGGCGACGGCGTGA
- a CDS encoding LysR substrate-binding domain-containing protein produces MDTRQLKTVVAIAAHGTFARAADVVGLTPSAVSQQVQTLEQELGVRIFERASRPPRPTAEGMQVLEMARNMLRLEDDTKASLRGDRISGTLMLGSVRSSALNLLPKAIVRMRRDYPELKLNLRVSLSSTLIADVAAGRLDAAVVAEHVGFPSSLRWSTFLKEPLWLIGPRGSDLRDPLGALNALPYVRFRSAVPLANVIDTELSRMGVVANDIAEIDTIGSIVTCVRQGLGISVVPHAALTQPEDSDLEQVPFGTPQISRHIGIVERVVSPRAEIIARLHEVLADLSEEHGVHRNI; encoded by the coding sequence ATGGACACCCGCCAACTCAAGACCGTTGTTGCCATTGCCGCGCACGGGACCTTCGCGCGCGCCGCAGATGTCGTCGGCCTGACCCCCTCTGCGGTCAGTCAGCAAGTTCAGACCCTGGAACAGGAATTGGGCGTCCGTATCTTCGAGCGCGCGTCGCGGCCGCCCCGACCGACCGCAGAGGGCATGCAGGTTCTTGAAATGGCGAGAAACATGTTGCGCCTGGAGGATGACACGAAAGCCAGCCTGCGGGGGGATCGTATCTCGGGAACGCTCATGCTGGGGTCGGTGCGGTCAAGCGCGCTGAACCTGCTGCCAAAGGCCATCGTCCGGATGCGCCGGGATTACCCCGAGTTAAAACTCAATCTCCGGGTCTCGCTCTCCTCGACACTCATTGCCGACGTCGCGGCAGGGCGGCTCGACGCCGCGGTCGTGGCCGAGCACGTCGGGTTTCCTTCGTCCCTCAGGTGGAGCACGTTCCTGAAAGAGCCCCTCTGGCTGATCGGCCCGCGGGGGAGCGATCTGCGCGACCCCCTTGGGGCGCTGAACGCGCTGCCTTATGTCCGGTTCCGCAGCGCGGTGCCCTTGGCCAACGTGATCGACACCGAGCTGTCGCGCATGGGGGTGGTCGCGAACGACATCGCCGAGATCGACACCATCGGCTCGATCGTGACCTGCGTGCGCCAGGGGCTCGGCATCTCCGTCGTGCCACACGCCGCGCTTACCCAGCCCGAGGACAGCGACCTCGAACAGGTTCCTTTTGGCACCCCGCAGATATCGCGCCATATCGGCATCGTCGAACGCGTGGTCTCTCCGCGTGCCGAGATCATTGCGCGGCTGCACGAGGTCCTTGCCGATCTCTCCGAAGAGCACGGAGTCCATCGCAATATCTGA
- a CDS encoding zinc-binding dehydrogenase — MATTGKQLFTTLEADGTLTVALEDVSFADPSQNQVLVRMEAAPINPSDLAILVGGADMENADYTPGKFVARMPEAANAASKARHGLKLPAGNEGAGTVIAAGDSDAAQALVGQRVSCVPGNAYSQYCLSDADMCLPLGEHSAEEGASAFVNPMTALGFLETARADGQNAILHTVGASNLGQMLTRICAEDGIGLVNIVRKSDQVELLKGLGSEHVVNSSEEDFMDRLADAIRATGAFYGFDPVGGGTMVDTAFRAMERVAREQMAEYSRYGSNQPKRMFIYGRLDTSPTVLTPSYGFGWTLSGWLLFPFLQSVGPETVGRMRQRVRDNLTGTFASSYKSRVTLEEMLTKDAVLDYREMRTGEKYLVTPWA, encoded by the coding sequence ATGGCCACCACCGGAAAACAGCTCTTCACCACGCTCGAGGCCGACGGCACACTGACCGTCGCGCTCGAGGACGTGTCGTTCGCCGACCCCTCCCAAAACCAGGTGCTGGTGCGCATGGAAGCCGCACCGATCAACCCCTCGGACCTCGCCATTCTCGTCGGCGGCGCCGACATGGAAAACGCAGATTACACGCCCGGCAAGTTCGTGGCCCGAATGCCGGAGGCGGCAAATGCCGCGTCGAAGGCGCGTCACGGTTTGAAATTGCCCGCTGGTAACGAAGGCGCAGGCACGGTCATCGCCGCTGGCGACAGTGATGCTGCGCAGGCGCTGGTGGGGCAGCGTGTCTCCTGCGTCCCGGGCAACGCCTACAGCCAGTATTGCCTCTCCGACGCGGACATGTGCCTCCCGCTGGGCGAGCATTCCGCCGAAGAAGGCGCCAGCGCCTTCGTCAATCCGATGACCGCGCTCGGCTTTTTGGAGACTGCCAGGGCCGACGGACAGAACGCCATCTTGCACACTGTCGGGGCCTCGAACCTCGGCCAGATGCTGACGCGCATCTGCGCAGAGGATGGCATCGGGCTGGTGAACATCGTGCGAAAGAGCGATCAGGTGGAGCTGCTGAAGGGGCTTGGCTCCGAGCATGTGGTCAACTCCTCCGAGGAGGACTTCATGGACCGTCTGGCCGACGCCATTCGTGCCACGGGCGCCTTTTACGGCTTCGATCCAGTGGGGGGCGGCACGATGGTCGATACGGCCTTCCGGGCGATGGAGCGCGTCGCAAGGGAGCAGATGGCCGAGTATTCACGCTACGGATCGAACCAGCCGAAACGCATGTTCATCTACGGCCGCCTCGACACCAGCCCCACTGTCCTGACACCCAGCTATGGGTTCGGCTGGACGCTGTCGGGCTGGCTGCTGTTCCCGTTCCTGCAATCGGTCGGGCCCGAGACCGTGGGCCGGATGCGTCAGCGCGTGCGTGACAACCTGACCGGCACCTTTGCGAGCAGCTACAAATCTCGGGTCACGCTTGAGGAAATGCTCACCAAGGATGCTGTGCTGGACTACCGCGAGATGCGCACGGGAGAGAAATATCTCGTCACGCCCTGGGCCTGA
- a CDS encoding RraA family protein, giving the protein MSIGFRICTREQVASKELVEAFSKLPVANVSDSMSRLSAAGPTLRPMHASGGMAGVAITVKCRPGDNLMLHKAIDMAVPGDVIVVDAGGETTNALMGELMLAYAIKRGVVGFVLNGAIRDLDAFVETNLPTFAVGVTHRGPYKDGPGEINVPISLGGMVINPGDIVIGDADGVLSVPLADAEEVLAKTEAKQDAEVRQMKAIAEGTNDRTWVDAALKKLGCALPTE; this is encoded by the coding sequence ATGTCGATCGGTTTCCGTATCTGCACCCGCGAGCAGGTCGCGTCCAAAGAGCTTGTCGAGGCATTCTCCAAGCTGCCCGTCGCCAACGTCTCGGATTCCATGTCGCGCCTCAGCGCTGCCGGGCCGACCCTGCGCCCGATGCACGCCTCGGGGGGAATGGCGGGTGTCGCGATCACCGTGAAATGCCGCCCCGGTGACAACCTCATGCTGCACAAGGCCATCGACATGGCCGTGCCGGGTGACGTGATCGTGGTGGATGCCGGCGGCGAGACCACCAATGCCTTGATGGGCGAGCTGATGCTGGCCTACGCCATCAAGCGCGGCGTCGTGGGCTTCGTGCTCAATGGCGCGATCCGCGACCTTGACGCCTTTGTCGAAACCAACCTGCCGACCTTCGCCGTCGGCGTGACCCACCGCGGCCCGTACAAGGACGGCCCCGGCGAGATCAACGTGCCCATCAGCCTTGGTGGCATGGTGATCAACCCCGGCGACATCGTGATCGGTGATGCCGACGGCGTGCTGTCCGTGCCGCTGGCGGATGCAGAAGAAGTGCTGGCCAAGACCGAGGCTAAGCAGGATGCCGAGGTGCGCCAGATGAAGGCCATCGCAGAAGGCACGAACGACCGGACGTGGGTGGACGCAGCGCTCAAGAAGCTGGGCTGCGCTCTGCCGACCGAATGA